From Caldicellulosiruptor hydrothermalis 108, a single genomic window includes:
- a CDS encoding S-layer homology domain-containing protein, with protein sequence MKKFKRLIAIVTVLLFALSIIAPAFAQDEATTEETGSVYDQAAKILQDKGILKGNEQGDLMLDKELTRAEILAMIIRATGQEDVVKDYVYAEQSFSDVPNTHWAFAYVEAGKDLGIVNGYPDGTFKPDKSVKFEELCKMLVAAKGENPASGKWPLNYVRKALELGFFNGIEDDVGIGDVVKRGQAAVAFANAFFPPEKTIAVKDVKVVANDTIEVYVDVYLNNEPATLEDGDVIPLDFEIKDAKDDTKTVAVTQIDTDKSDFANGKIVLKTAAQTANATYKLYFKGKDTGKTFVAVPVPLTVTKVEALNYKEIKVTFNKPVDDASAATNKDNYTVYLGNAKATISSVILSSDKTNVRLFLSNTMSSDLTTKVTVAKAVGLAEDYTSTIQPFVDSTAPTVENVVPIGLMKLKVIFSEPVLNSGNTANYIVDNSYYPVKADPDTSDYRSVVLTFGFALSAGNHVIEFNKYSTNTDYMIKDYAQYLLINTPKTFTMSSDTTALTTPTVISATQTSVQLKFNKGIADITSVSASPSGTWDGVESIDVNDPSIVTLNFYSGSPLPAYGVTLTITAVDISGTSATLSVSIPTVTVDVTPPTITSYSIDSPTQISLIFSENVIAPSGDWSNYVTITDSNNALHPVIDIKRDDANNNKNKLIVTIDPNYPLPTSGTISVSVKNVVDDTPRYNPMVATTLTINAVDKTAPTVSSVVYDATSKKVYVIFSEAVNATTALNPYNYVLNSAGSLLIPTSANFKLLADGKTVVMDFAIAGTDLSKLTQVQIVNVQDLAGNTMAGQLVAATPVDTSTAPTVETAAQIATNQIKLDITSGSVFSPTLSAGDFIVKDGQTQITITGIKLDDNGDIIITLATSLGTDAGGGDVTVTLNPAGLSTRDIYDRKIRFVDNSGQAITTLTVGDGCAPTITTVEATYQTVVGQTYVTINFSENVNVASFTYLDDYTQQFRVYIDGSLTAIDGFDNSVPNKLIFKFNGDKRYKSIRVDYVPPYDVTKRIKDLSVNNNELAATSVNATWK encoded by the coding sequence ATGAAAAAATTCAAAAGACTCATCGCAATCGTAACAGTTCTCTTATTTGCTCTCTCAATAATTGCGCCTGCGTTTGCACAGGACGAAGCTACTACAGAAGAGACAGGTTCTGTGTATGACCAGGCAGCAAAGATTCTCCAAGACAAAGGTATCTTGAAAGGTAATGAGCAAGGCGACCTGATGCTCGATAAGGAACTTACAAGAGCAGAGATTTTAGCAATGATCATCAGAGCAACAGGTCAAGAAGATGTTGTAAAAGACTATGTTTATGCTGAGCAATCCTTCAGCGATGTTCCAAACACACACTGGGCATTTGCATATGTTGAGGCAGGTAAAGACCTCGGCATTGTAAATGGTTACCCAGATGGAACATTCAAGCCAGACAAATCAGTCAAATTTGAAGAGCTCTGCAAGATGCTTGTTGCAGCAAAAGGTGAAAATCCAGCTTCAGGAAAATGGCCACTCAACTATGTAAGAAAAGCTCTTGAACTTGGTTTCTTCAACGGAATTGAAGACGACGTTGGAATTGGTGACGTTGTCAAGAGAGGTCAGGCAGCAGTAGCATTCGCAAATGCATTCTTCCCACCAGAGAAGACAATAGCAGTTAAAGATGTTAAAGTAGTTGCAAATGACACAATTGAGGTTTATGTTGATGTATACCTCAACAATGAGCCTGCAACACTTGAAGATGGAGATGTAATTCCTCTCGATTTTGAAATCAAAGACGCAAAAGATGATACAAAGACAGTCGCAGTAACACAGATTGACACAGACAAGTCAGACTTTGCAAATGGCAAGATCGTTCTCAAGACAGCTGCTCAAACAGCAAATGCAACATACAAGCTCTACTTCAAGGGTAAAGATACAGGCAAGACATTTGTTGCAGTTCCAGTGCCACTCACAGTTACAAAGGTTGAGGCACTCAACTACAAAGAGATAAAGGTTACATTCAATAAACCAGTTGATGATGCAAGCGCAGCAACAAACAAAGATAATTACACTGTTTATTTAGGAAATGCAAAAGCAACAATAAGCTCAGTTATTTTGTCAAGTGATAAGACAAATGTACGTCTATTCTTGAGCAATACAATGAGCAGTGATTTGACAACAAAAGTAACAGTTGCAAAGGCAGTTGGGTTAGCGGAAGATTATACCTCGACAATTCAGCCGTTCGTTGATTCAACAGCGCCAACTGTTGAAAATGTTGTTCCAATTGGTTTAATGAAACTAAAAGTTATCTTCAGTGAACCTGTTTTGAATAGTGGAAATACAGCAAATTATATTGTTGATAACTCATACTATCCAGTAAAAGCAGATCCAGATACAAGTGATTATAGAAGTGTTGTATTGACATTTGGGTTTGCATTAAGTGCAGGAAATCACGTTATTGAATTCAATAAATATTCAACAAATACAGATTATATGATAAAGGACTATGCACAATATTTATTGATTAATACACCAAAAACATTTACCATGTCATCTGATACAACTGCACTTACAACACCAACTGTAATATCAGCTACTCAAACTTCTGTCCAACTGAAATTTAATAAGGGGATAGCTGATATAACGAGCGTTAGTGCATCTCCAAGTGGAACATGGGATGGTGTTGAATCAATTGATGTAAATGATCCAAGTATAGTAACACTGAACTTTTATTCTGGTAGTCCATTACCAGCATATGGTGTTACATTAACAATAACAGCAGTTGACATTAGTGGAACTTCGGCAACATTATCAGTTTCAATACCAACAGTAACAGTTGATGTGACTCCACCAACAATTACAAGTTATAGCATAGATAGCCCAACTCAAATATCTTTGATTTTCTCTGAGAATGTCATTGCACCATCTGGAGATTGGAGTAATTATGTAACAATTACTGATAGTAATAATGCATTGCATCCAGTAATTGATATTAAAAGAGACGATGCTAACAATAATAAAAATAAATTAATAGTAACAATCGATCCAAATTATCCATTACCAACATCAGGAACTATCAGTGTTTCAGTTAAGAATGTCGTCGATGATACTCCAAGATATAATCCTATGGTTGCTACTACATTAACAATTAATGCTGTTGATAAAACTGCTCCAACTGTTTCATCAGTTGTTTATGATGCTACATCTAAGAAAGTTTATGTTATCTTTAGTGAAGCAGTAAACGCTACAACAGCTTTGAACCCGTATAACTATGTATTAAATTCAGCTGGTTCATTATTAATACCAACATCTGCAAACTTTAAATTATTAGCTGATGGTAAGACAGTCGTTATGGATTTTGCAATTGCAGGAACAGATTTGAGTAAACTTACTCAAGTTCAAATTGTAAATGTTCAAGATTTAGCTGGTAATACAATGGCTGGGCAGTTGGTAGCTGCTACTCCTGTAGATACATCAACAGCTCCAACTGTTGAAACAGCTGCTCAAATTGCAACAAACCAAATAAAGTTGGATATTACTAGTGGTTCAGTATTTTCACCAACATTATCAGCAGGTGACTTTATTGTAAAAGATGGACAAACACAGATTACCATTACAGGTATCAAGTTAGATGATAATGGTGATATTATAATAACCTTAGCTACATCACTTGGAACCGATGCTGGTGGTGGAGATGTAACAGTTACTTTGAATCCGGCAGGGCTTTCAACAAGAGACATATATGATAGAAAGATTCGATTTGTTGATAATAGTGGTCAAGCAATTACAACTTTAACAGTAGGCGATGGTTGTGCACCAACAATTACAACTGTTGAAGCAACATATCAAACAGTTGTTGGTCAAACATATGTAACAATAAACTTCAGTGAAAATGTAAACGTTGCTTCATTTACCTACTTAGATGACTACACACAACAATTTAGAGTTTATATTGATGGATCATTAACTGCTATAGATGGCTTCGATAACTCAGTTCCAAATAAATTAATATTTAAATTTAATGGAGATAAAAGATATAAATCAATTAGAGTTGATTATGTACCACCATATGATGTAACTAAGAGAATTAAAGATTTGAGCGTGAACAACAATGAATTGGCAGCGACAAGTGTAAATGCAACATGGAAATAA
- a CDS encoding HD domain-containing protein encodes MSANEIYEFRDPVHGFIQVNDLELKIIDSFPFQRLRNIKQLAFSHYVYHGAEHSRFGHSLGVMHLVTKAFMTVVEKTNIFDIPQKEWYTQILRLIALIHDIGHAPFSHASEELFPDDLKHEDYSCMIATQTEIGDYIHEIGERFKKLYGKDYDITPELICSIYKGENIENPDFMFLRKFMDSELDCDKMDYLLRDSLYCGVSYGKFDLERLINTLTIWKNDEGILHLAIEKGGMHAFEEFVLARYFMFTQVYFHKTRRFLDNMLFSFLKSALKEGKYPKDINEFLEYDDVTISELIREKSKENECAERLLKRKIMSCIYETPPHANKDQESIHNLIKNSLIQKIGKENLLFDSADKMIHQIPVKYELDSEKAIPIIDEKNKEVMSISIASEVIKKMTEPINIKRIYVTEDKKEEAEEIVNEIQNMMKRSN; translated from the coding sequence ATGAGTGCAAATGAAATCTATGAATTCAGAGATCCAGTTCATGGTTTTATTCAAGTTAATGATTTAGAACTGAAAATCATAGATTCTTTTCCATTTCAGAGATTACGCAATATAAAACAGCTGGCATTTTCCCATTACGTCTATCATGGAGCAGAACATTCAAGGTTTGGACATTCATTGGGCGTTATGCATCTTGTTACAAAAGCATTCATGACAGTTGTTGAGAAGACAAATATTTTTGATATTCCTCAAAAAGAATGGTATACTCAGATATTGAGACTTATAGCTTTGATTCATGATATCGGACATGCTCCTTTTTCTCACGCATCAGAAGAGCTTTTTCCAGATGATTTGAAACATGAAGATTACAGTTGCATGATAGCAACTCAAACAGAGATAGGGGATTATATTCATGAGATAGGAGAGAGATTCAAAAAACTCTACGGTAAAGACTATGATATTACTCCTGAGCTGATTTGTTCTATATACAAAGGAGAAAATATAGAAAATCCTGATTTCATGTTTCTAAGAAAGTTTATGGACAGTGAATTAGACTGTGACAAGATGGATTATCTTTTACGGGATTCACTTTACTGTGGAGTAAGCTATGGAAAGTTTGATTTGGAAAGGTTAATAAACACTCTTACCATTTGGAAGAATGATGAAGGTATACTTCATCTTGCTATTGAAAAAGGCGGAATGCACGCTTTTGAAGAGTTTGTTTTAGCTCGATATTTTATGTTTACACAAGTTTACTTTCACAAAACTCGAAGGTTCTTGGATAATATGCTTTTTTCTTTTTTGAAGTCTGCTTTGAAAGAGGGTAAATATCCCAAAGACATTAATGAATTTTTAGAATATGACGATGTAACAATCAGTGAACTTATCAGAGAAAAGAGCAAAGAAAATGAATGTGCAGAAAGACTTTTAAAGAGAAAGATAATGAGCTGTATTTACGAAACACCGCCTCATGCTAACAAAGATCAAGAATCTATTCATAATTTGATAAAAAACAGTCTTATACAAAAAATTGGCAAAGAAAATCTTCTTTTTGATTCGGCTGACAAAATGATTCATCAGATACCTGTAAAATATGAACTTGATAGTGAAAAAGCAATCCCTATAATAGACGAGAAAAACAAAGAAGTGATGTCTATAAGTATTGCTTCAGAGGTTATAAAAAAGATGACTGAACCAATAAATATAAAAAGGATATATGTTACTGAGGATAAAAAGGAAGAAGCAGAGGAAATAGTAAATGAAATACAGAATATGATGAAACGTTCAAATTAA